In Mesorhizobium shangrilense, the following proteins share a genomic window:
- a CDS encoding DUF6212 domain-containing protein — protein sequence MAVRGRQRRPLKPEGRRRRVCIVTRAIDHGGDIREETALCDLARLFAENGDDVTLLWVPGKDARSSQELAARGRDLVGAASVRLDILDKSDQLLPSLATPESQSAAVLHYLERSGHDLVYAPLEGGLPYYTLLAVETDAFAAPPIVVIAHAPEEWKHEADKAFMGSTDAIATAYMERYCAEMADRTICVSATLRKWMLSKGWKVKKATVTPMLLSQSRTNRAGARPSAETRRARELVVLAGWRIRDGLMLLCDALDIIVPEASKGLTVTAFGPFGKIMGEHSGGLLLRRAERWPFKLNLLPHADLDARLDYITRTGALAVIPARAESTGGLVAACIEAGLPFVATNVGANAETWNAQAGQALLVDPDAAALAQAISTALDDPPRPLRIDSLHQIRQSWLDTRNLPPSVARKRIRSSPGSSPLVSIVMAHRNRPLYLKQAIAAVEVQTYGPLELILVDDGSDLDEAKRLLDALQPTFRQRGWKVLRRPHKHLGAARNAGVRAARGELILFVDDDNALFPEAVDHFVRAMAASGADICTAFQLIFYEDFVPEDRADGLIQYLPLGGPDALGLIHNVYGDANAMVRRSVFSRIGFLIEEPGYAMHDWEFLARASLAGLKIRPVPKPLYWYRSKPDGMFRMSNWYDNRLPIVEAFRSSQFDDVRPLCQLAIAQNTTRAEIESARENLKYTPANRKYLELCDLEPNSDVAIEKLADIAGSIGRPDTAAILLGRTPATIYRDAADRPDAGGNAIALGYNVLRGARLLTPRVSALPLLLVAPDGGGVFLRPHSDGPVAASLDSQFPAFFRRIEATVEVAHADAPALDFGLALARPDQTLDWQRDIAVQAIAFSGWMSVEDKFVRHPLVAALRVRRKMPLSVVLAVRFTGMPNGFPTNAFFRKLTLFGD from the coding sequence ATGGCCGTTCGGGGTAGGCAGCGGAGGCCGCTCAAGCCGGAAGGCAGGCGTCGCCGTGTCTGCATCGTGACGCGCGCGATTGACCATGGCGGCGACATCCGCGAGGAAACAGCGCTGTGCGACCTCGCCAGGCTTTTCGCCGAAAACGGCGATGACGTCACCCTGTTATGGGTTCCTGGCAAGGATGCGCGGTCTTCCCAGGAGTTGGCGGCGCGCGGCCGCGATCTGGTGGGAGCAGCCTCGGTCCGATTGGACATTCTTGATAAGTCCGATCAGTTGCTTCCTTCGCTGGCGACACCCGAGAGCCAGTCCGCAGCTGTTCTGCATTATCTTGAACGGTCCGGTCACGACCTGGTCTACGCGCCCCTCGAGGGTGGATTGCCTTACTACACTTTGCTGGCGGTAGAGACCGATGCCTTTGCCGCGCCACCGATTGTGGTCATCGCCCATGCTCCGGAAGAATGGAAACACGAGGCCGACAAGGCGTTCATGGGGAGCACCGACGCGATCGCTACAGCCTACATGGAGAGATATTGCGCCGAGATGGCGGACCGCACGATCTGTGTGTCTGCCACCCTGCGCAAATGGATGTTGTCGAAAGGCTGGAAGGTGAAGAAGGCGACCGTGACGCCGATGTTGCTGTCGCAGAGCCGTACCAACCGAGCCGGTGCGCGGCCGTCGGCCGAGACGAGAAGAGCACGAGAACTGGTCGTCCTTGCCGGGTGGCGCATCCGCGATGGCCTGATGCTGTTGTGCGATGCGCTCGACATCATTGTGCCAGAGGCGTCGAAAGGCCTGACGGTCACTGCATTCGGTCCATTCGGAAAGATCATGGGCGAGCATAGCGGTGGACTGCTTCTCCGGCGCGCCGAGCGATGGCCATTCAAGCTGAACCTGTTGCCGCACGCAGATTTGGACGCAAGGCTCGACTACATCACGCGGACCGGCGCACTCGCAGTCATACCCGCTCGCGCCGAATCGACCGGCGGACTCGTCGCCGCATGTATCGAGGCGGGATTGCCATTCGTTGCAACCAATGTCGGCGCCAACGCCGAGACCTGGAATGCGCAGGCGGGGCAAGCGCTGCTGGTCGATCCTGATGCTGCCGCGTTGGCGCAGGCGATTTCGACGGCGCTCGACGACCCGCCTCGCCCGCTGCGGATCGACAGCCTGCACCAGATCCGGCAGTCCTGGCTGGACACACGCAATCTGCCGCCGTCCGTCGCGCGGAAGCGCATACGCAGCAGCCCTGGATCATCGCCGCTGGTTTCAATCGTCATGGCCCATCGCAATCGGCCGCTTTATCTGAAGCAGGCGATCGCGGCGGTCGAAGTGCAAACTTACGGGCCGCTGGAGTTGATACTGGTCGACGACGGGAGCGACTTGGACGAAGCCAAGCGCTTGCTGGATGCACTGCAACCGACCTTCCGTCAGCGCGGCTGGAAGGTCCTGCGCCGGCCGCACAAGCATCTCGGTGCGGCGCGAAATGCTGGCGTCCGTGCCGCGCGAGGCGAATTGATCCTATTCGTTGACGACGACAACGCACTGTTCCCGGAAGCGGTAGACCATTTCGTGCGCGCCATGGCGGCATCGGGTGCGGACATCTGCACTGCGTTCCAACTCATCTTCTACGAGGACTTTGTGCCCGAGGACCGGGCCGATGGGCTGATCCAGTATCTACCTCTGGGTGGCCCCGACGCGCTCGGTCTGATCCACAATGTCTACGGTGATGCCAATGCGATGGTGCGCCGGTCTGTTTTCTCGCGGATCGGGTTTCTGATCGAGGAGCCCGGCTACGCCATGCATGACTGGGAGTTCCTTGCGCGAGCCTCGCTGGCCGGGCTCAAGATCAGGCCGGTTCCAAAGCCGCTTTACTGGTATCGCTCGAAACCGGATGGAATGTTCCGGATGTCGAATTGGTACGACAACCGGCTTCCGATCGTGGAGGCGTTCCGATCAAGCCAATTCGATGACGTCCGGCCGCTCTGCCAGTTGGCCATCGCACAGAACACGACGCGAGCCGAAATCGAAAGCGCACGCGAAAATCTGAAATACACCCCCGCCAATCGAAAATATCTGGAGCTTTGCGACCTCGAACCGAACAGCGATGTGGCCATCGAGAAACTTGCGGACATCGCTGGATCGATCGGCCGACCCGATACCGCGGCCATCTTGCTTGGGCGCACCCCTGCCACCATCTACCGCGACGCTGCGGACCGGCCTGACGCCGGTGGCAACGCGATCGCCCTCGGCTACAATGTACTGAGAGGCGCGCGGCTGCTGACCCCGCGCGTCTCGGCTCTACCGCTCCTGCTTGTCGCGCCGGATGGTGGCGGGGTGTTCCTGCGCCCGCATTCGGACGGCCCGGTCGCTGCATCTCTCGACAGTCAATTTCCCGCCTTCTTTCGGAGGATCGAAGCAACTGTCGAAGTCGCTCATGCCGACGCGCCTGCACTGGACTTCGGTCTTGCCCTTGCCCGCCCCGATCAAACCTTGGACTGGCAGCGGGACATCGCCGTCCAAGCGATAGCGTTTTCAGGCTGGATGTCAGTCGAAGATAAATTCGTGCGCCATCCCTTGGTCGCAGCGCTTCGTGTACGACGCAAGATGCCGCTTTCAGTCGTTCTTGCGGTTCGTTTCACCGGAATGCCCAATGGTTTTCCGACCAATGCCTTCTTTCGGAAGCTGACGCTGTTCGGCGATTGA